GCCCGGGCCGCCCTGGAAGAGCGTGTCACCGGTGAAGACGGTGGCCAGCTCCGGTGCGTACAGGCAGACCGCGCCCGGCGCATGGCCCGGGGTGTGCAGGACCGTGAGCTCGGCCCCCGCCACGGAGAGCCGCTGTCCGTCGGCCAGTTCGCCGTCCGGGGCCTGGTCCGGGTGGGTCTGCTTCCACAGTTCGAGGTCGTCCGGGTGGAGCAGGACCGGTGCGCCCGTGGCGGCCGCGAGCGCGGGGGCCGCGTCGATGTGGTCGTTGTGCGCGTGCGTGCAGATGATCGCGAGCAGCCTGCGGCCGCCGAGTGCGGCCAGGATCGCGTCCGCGTCGTGCGCGGCGTCGATGACGACGGCCACCTCGTCGTCGCCGACGATCCAGACGTTGTTGTCGACGTCCCAGGTCCCGCCGTCGAGCGAGAACGTCCCCGAGGTGACCAGGTGGTCGATGCGTGCCGTCATCAGAAGACCACCACCGAGCGCAGGACGTCGCCTTCGTGCATCCGCTCGAAGGCCTTCTCGACCTCGCCGAGCGCGATCGTCTCGGTGACGAAGGCGCCGAGGTCGATGCGGCCCTGCTGGTGCAGGTCGATGAGCATCGGGAAGTCGCGGGACGGCAGGCAGTCCCCGTACCAGGACGACTTGAGCGCGCCGCCGCGCCCGAAGACGTCGATGAGCGGCAGCTCCAGCTGCATCTCGGGGGTCG
The sequence above is drawn from the Streptomyces sp. NBC_01465 genome and encodes:
- a CDS encoding MBL fold metallo-hydrolase, whose product is MTARIDHLVTSGTFSLDGGTWDVDNNVWIVGDDEVAVVIDAAHDADAILAALGGRRLLAIICTHAHNDHIDAAPALAAATGAPVLLHPDDLELWKQTHPDQAPDGELADGQRLSVAGAELTVLHTPGHAPGAVCLYAPELATVFTGDTLFQGGPGATGRSYSHFPTIVDSIRERLLTLPPETVVRTGHGDTTTIGAEAPQLEEWLRRGH